A stretch of the Vitis riparia cultivar Riparia Gloire de Montpellier isolate 1030 chromosome 13, EGFV_Vit.rip_1.0, whole genome shotgun sequence genome encodes the following:
- the LOC117928180 gene encoding putative RING-type E3 ubiquitin transferase C3H69 isoform X1: MSKRVLCKFFAHGACLKGDHCEFSHDWNASPNNICTFYQKGVCSYGSRCRYEHVKVSHSQPSAPSSSTSSHQLLVPDSASLTHPSRTVTNGLIPAPGVPPEPSTSSRPLFPPTQPAWNQESRDQDFLENNIGEPRTDRPADQSICSFAAAGSCPRGEKCPHIHGDLCPTCGKHCLHPFRPEEIEEHLRTCEKKQKHLEALKHSQEIECSVCLDRVLSKPTAAERKFGLLSECDHPFCISCIRNWRSSSPASGMDINTALRACPICRKLSYFVIPSVIWYSTKEEKQEIVDSYKAKLRSIDCKHFDFGNGTCPFGTSCFYKHAYRDGRLEEVVLRHLGAEDGHVMIAKNIRLSDFLGGLHIR, from the exons ATGTCGAAGAg GGTACTATGCAAGTTCTTTGCTCATGGAGCATGTCTTAAAGGGGACCATTGTGAGTTTTCACATGATTGGAATGCCTCACcaaataat ATTTGCACCTTTTATCAAAAAGGTGTCTGCTCATATGGTAGTCGATGCAGATATGAACATGTTAAAGTTTCTCATTCTCAGCCTTCTGCTCCATCTTCATCAACAAGTTCTCACCAGTTGCTGGTTCCAGATTCTGCTTCTCTCACTCATCCTTCTAGAACTGTAACAAATGGGTTGATTCCAGCCCCAGGTGTCCCTCCAGAGCCATCAACTTCTAGTCGACCTTTATTTCCACCCACTCAACCAGCATGGAATCAAGAGTCTAGGGATCAggatttcttagaaaataatattggagAACCTAGGACTGATAGGCCAGCTGACCAGTCCATCTGTTCATTTGCTGCTGCTGGTAGCTGTCCACGTGGGGAGAAATGTCCTCATATTCATGGCGACTTGTGCCCCACATGTGGAAAACATTGCTTGCATCCTTTCAGACCCGAGGAAATAGAAGAACATTTAAGAACTTGTGAGAAAAAGCAAAAGCATCTTGAGGCATTAAAACATAGTCAAGAAATAGAATGCAGTGTGTGCTTAGATCGTGTTCTTTCAAAGCCCACAGCAGCTGAACGGAAGTTTGGATTGCTTTCAGAATGTGATCATCCATTCTGTATATCCTGTATCAGAAATTGGCGTAGTAGTTCACCAGCCTCTGGAATGGATATCAATACCGCATTGAGGGCCTGCCCAATTTGTCGCAAGCTTTCATATTTTGTCATTCCGAGTGTCATTTGGTAttcaacaaaagaagaaaagcaggAAATCGTTGACAGCTACAAAGCAAAACTCAG GTCTATTGACTGCAAGCACTTTGATTTTGGAAATGGGACATGCCCTTTTGGCACTAGTTGTTTTTACAAG CATGCATACCGTGATGGTCGCCTGGAGGAGGTAGTTCTGCGTCATCTCGGGGCCGAAGATGGACATGTTATGATCGCTAAAAATATCAG GCTATCAGACTTCCTTGGTGGCTTGCATATAAGGTGA
- the LOC117927646 gene encoding thylakoid lumenal 19 kDa protein, chloroplastic gives MATLFSPSALFSTTSSSSSTTTTKPSKAPPPKPLLTLKPPPPTTNLIVTLTATAAALVLTTTPPSLADPPKSYNMYYGTAASAANYGGYGGNSNKQDSAEYVYDVPDGWKERLVSKVEKGTNGTDSEFYNPKKKSEKEYLTFLSGFRQLAPKDVVLNNLALSDVSLQDLISSADSVKSEEKKDEKGQVYYVYEIDGVGAHSLISVTCAKNKLYAHFVNAPAPEWTRDKDTLMHLHESFKTVGSF, from the coding sequence ATGGCAACCCTTTTCTCTCCCTCAGCCCTGTTctccaccacctcctcctcctcctccaccaccaccacaaaACCATCAAAAGCACCACCACCCAAACCCCTATTGACTCTCAAACCACCGCCACCAACAACTAACTTAATTGTCACCTTAACTGCCACTGCAGCTGCCCTAGTCCTAACCACCACCCCTCCCTCACTAGCAGACCCCCCAAAATCCTACAACATGTACTATGGCACTGCCGCTAGCGCCGCCAATTATGGTGGCTATGGAGGCAACTCAAACAAGCAAGACTCAGCTGAGTATGTCTACGATGTGCCCGACGGCTGGAAAGAGAGGCTAGTGTCAAAGGTTGAGAAGGGAACCAATGGGACCGATAGCGAATTCTATAACCCAAAAAAGAAGTCAGAAAAGGAGTACCTGACCTTCCTTTCTGGATTCAGGCAGCTCGCGCCTAAGGATGTGGTGCTAAACAACTTGGCATTGTCGGATGTCAGTCTGCAAGACCTCATTTCCAGTGCAGACAGCGTGAAATCAGAGGAGAAGAAAGACGAGAAGGGGCAAGTGTATTATGTGTATGAGATTGATGGGGTTGGAGCGCATAGCTTGATCTCAGTGACTTGTGCTAAGAACAAGCTTTATGCTCATTTTGTTAACGCACCAGCACCAGAATGGACCCGAGACAAAGACACTTTGATGCATCTTCACGAGTCTTTCAAAACAGTCGGATCATTTTAG
- the LOC117928180 gene encoding E3 ubiquitin-protein ligase makorin isoform X4 produces the protein MNVFQSIASPFRDVEEPSAPSSSTSSHQLLVPDSASLTHPSRTVTNGLIPAPGVPPEPSTSSRPLFPPTQPAWNQESRDQDFLENNIGEPRTDRPADQSICSFAAAGSCPRGEKCPHIHGDLCPTCGKHCLHPFRPEEIEEHLRTCEKKQKHLEALKHSQEIECSVCLDRVLSKPTAAERKFGLLSECDHPFCISCIRNWRSSSPASGMDINTALRACPICRKLSYFVIPSVIWYSTKEEKQEIVDSYKAKLRSIDCKHFDFGNGTCPFGTSCFYKHAYRDGRLEEVVLRHLGAEDGHVMIAKNIRLSDFLGGLHIR, from the exons ATGAACGTGTTTCAATCTATCGCATCTCCGTTTCGCGATGTCGAAGAg CCTTCTGCTCCATCTTCATCAACAAGTTCTCACCAGTTGCTGGTTCCAGATTCTGCTTCTCTCACTCATCCTTCTAGAACTGTAACAAATGGGTTGATTCCAGCCCCAGGTGTCCCTCCAGAGCCATCAACTTCTAGTCGACCTTTATTTCCACCCACTCAACCAGCATGGAATCAAGAGTCTAGGGATCAggatttcttagaaaataatattggagAACCTAGGACTGATAGGCCAGCTGACCAGTCCATCTGTTCATTTGCTGCTGCTGGTAGCTGTCCACGTGGGGAGAAATGTCCTCATATTCATGGCGACTTGTGCCCCACATGTGGAAAACATTGCTTGCATCCTTTCAGACCCGAGGAAATAGAAGAACATTTAAGAACTTGTGAGAAAAAGCAAAAGCATCTTGAGGCATTAAAACATAGTCAAGAAATAGAATGCAGTGTGTGCTTAGATCGTGTTCTTTCAAAGCCCACAGCAGCTGAACGGAAGTTTGGATTGCTTTCAGAATGTGATCATCCATTCTGTATATCCTGTATCAGAAATTGGCGTAGTAGTTCACCAGCCTCTGGAATGGATATCAATACCGCATTGAGGGCCTGCCCAATTTGTCGCAAGCTTTCATATTTTGTCATTCCGAGTGTCATTTGGTAttcaacaaaagaagaaaagcaggAAATCGTTGACAGCTACAAAGCAAAACTCAG GTCTATTGACTGCAAGCACTTTGATTTTGGAAATGGGACATGCCCTTTTGGCACTAGTTGTTTTTACAAG CATGCATACCGTGATGGTCGCCTGGAGGAGGTAGTTCTGCGTCATCTCGGGGCCGAAGATGGACATGTTATGATCGCTAAAAATATCAG GCTATCAGACTTCCTTGGTGGCTTGCATATAAGGTGA
- the LOC117928180 gene encoding putative RING-type E3 ubiquitin transferase C3H69 isoform X3 — translation MSKRVLCKFFAHGACLKGDHCEFSHDWNASPNNPSAPSSSTSSHQLLVPDSASLTHPSRTVTNGLIPAPGVPPEPSTSSRPLFPPTQPAWNQESRDQDFLENNIGEPRTDRPADQSICSFAAAGSCPRGEKCPHIHGDLCPTCGKHCLHPFRPEEIEEHLRTCEKKQKHLEALKHSQEIECSVCLDRVLSKPTAAERKFGLLSECDHPFCISCIRNWRSSSPASGMDINTALRACPICRKLSYFVIPSVIWYSTKEEKQEIVDSYKAKLRSIDCKHFDFGNGTCPFGTSCFYKHAYRDGRLEEVVLRHLGAEDGHVMIAKNIRLSDFLGGLHIR, via the exons ATGTCGAAGAg GGTACTATGCAAGTTCTTTGCTCATGGAGCATGTCTTAAAGGGGACCATTGTGAGTTTTCACATGATTGGAATGCCTCACcaaataat CCTTCTGCTCCATCTTCATCAACAAGTTCTCACCAGTTGCTGGTTCCAGATTCTGCTTCTCTCACTCATCCTTCTAGAACTGTAACAAATGGGTTGATTCCAGCCCCAGGTGTCCCTCCAGAGCCATCAACTTCTAGTCGACCTTTATTTCCACCCACTCAACCAGCATGGAATCAAGAGTCTAGGGATCAggatttcttagaaaataatattggagAACCTAGGACTGATAGGCCAGCTGACCAGTCCATCTGTTCATTTGCTGCTGCTGGTAGCTGTCCACGTGGGGAGAAATGTCCTCATATTCATGGCGACTTGTGCCCCACATGTGGAAAACATTGCTTGCATCCTTTCAGACCCGAGGAAATAGAAGAACATTTAAGAACTTGTGAGAAAAAGCAAAAGCATCTTGAGGCATTAAAACATAGTCAAGAAATAGAATGCAGTGTGTGCTTAGATCGTGTTCTTTCAAAGCCCACAGCAGCTGAACGGAAGTTTGGATTGCTTTCAGAATGTGATCATCCATTCTGTATATCCTGTATCAGAAATTGGCGTAGTAGTTCACCAGCCTCTGGAATGGATATCAATACCGCATTGAGGGCCTGCCCAATTTGTCGCAAGCTTTCATATTTTGTCATTCCGAGTGTCATTTGGTAttcaacaaaagaagaaaagcaggAAATCGTTGACAGCTACAAAGCAAAACTCAG GTCTATTGACTGCAAGCACTTTGATTTTGGAAATGGGACATGCCCTTTTGGCACTAGTTGTTTTTACAAG CATGCATACCGTGATGGTCGCCTGGAGGAGGTAGTTCTGCGTCATCTCGGGGCCGAAGATGGACATGTTATGATCGCTAAAAATATCAG GCTATCAGACTTCCTTGGTGGCTTGCATATAAGGTGA
- the LOC117928180 gene encoding putative RING-type E3 ubiquitin transferase C3H69 isoform X2: MVLCKFFAHGACLKGDHCEFSHDWNASPNNICTFYQKGVCSYGSRCRYEHVKVSHSQPSAPSSSTSSHQLLVPDSASLTHPSRTVTNGLIPAPGVPPEPSTSSRPLFPPTQPAWNQESRDQDFLENNIGEPRTDRPADQSICSFAAAGSCPRGEKCPHIHGDLCPTCGKHCLHPFRPEEIEEHLRTCEKKQKHLEALKHSQEIECSVCLDRVLSKPTAAERKFGLLSECDHPFCISCIRNWRSSSPASGMDINTALRACPICRKLSYFVIPSVIWYSTKEEKQEIVDSYKAKLRSIDCKHFDFGNGTCPFGTSCFYKHAYRDGRLEEVVLRHLGAEDGHVMIAKNIRLSDFLGGLHIR, translated from the exons AT GGTACTATGCAAGTTCTTTGCTCATGGAGCATGTCTTAAAGGGGACCATTGTGAGTTTTCACATGATTGGAATGCCTCACcaaataat ATTTGCACCTTTTATCAAAAAGGTGTCTGCTCATATGGTAGTCGATGCAGATATGAACATGTTAAAGTTTCTCATTCTCAGCCTTCTGCTCCATCTTCATCAACAAGTTCTCACCAGTTGCTGGTTCCAGATTCTGCTTCTCTCACTCATCCTTCTAGAACTGTAACAAATGGGTTGATTCCAGCCCCAGGTGTCCCTCCAGAGCCATCAACTTCTAGTCGACCTTTATTTCCACCCACTCAACCAGCATGGAATCAAGAGTCTAGGGATCAggatttcttagaaaataatattggagAACCTAGGACTGATAGGCCAGCTGACCAGTCCATCTGTTCATTTGCTGCTGCTGGTAGCTGTCCACGTGGGGAGAAATGTCCTCATATTCATGGCGACTTGTGCCCCACATGTGGAAAACATTGCTTGCATCCTTTCAGACCCGAGGAAATAGAAGAACATTTAAGAACTTGTGAGAAAAAGCAAAAGCATCTTGAGGCATTAAAACATAGTCAAGAAATAGAATGCAGTGTGTGCTTAGATCGTGTTCTTTCAAAGCCCACAGCAGCTGAACGGAAGTTTGGATTGCTTTCAGAATGTGATCATCCATTCTGTATATCCTGTATCAGAAATTGGCGTAGTAGTTCACCAGCCTCTGGAATGGATATCAATACCGCATTGAGGGCCTGCCCAATTTGTCGCAAGCTTTCATATTTTGTCATTCCGAGTGTCATTTGGTAttcaacaaaagaagaaaagcaggAAATCGTTGACAGCTACAAAGCAAAACTCAG GTCTATTGACTGCAAGCACTTTGATTTTGGAAATGGGACATGCCCTTTTGGCACTAGTTGTTTTTACAAG CATGCATACCGTGATGGTCGCCTGGAGGAGGTAGTTCTGCGTCATCTCGGGGCCGAAGATGGACATGTTATGATCGCTAAAAATATCAG GCTATCAGACTTCCTTGGTGGCTTGCATATAAGGTGA
- the LOC117927647 gene encoding uncharacterized protein LOC117927647: MALAHSLFSMPPSTVKIKVCSNTHERKPNTTQIQAEKRCLRCKTLYLDKDNSPTACSFHGHTTGEKGLFAFAPPHQGIDGEWSDRSGVIVYKWNEKNNRPNTGSTNWKKRWSCCAEYDENAPPCRQGWHVSYDDGFTLY, translated from the exons ATGGCTTTGGCTCACAGCCTTTTCTCTATGCCACCAAGTACTGTGAAAATCAAGGTGTGCTCAAACACCCATGAGAGAAAGCCAAACACAACCCAAATCCAAGCAGAGAAGAGATGTTTGAGGTGTAAGACTCTTTACTTGGACAAGGATAATTCCCCAACTGCTTGCTCCTTCCATGGCCACACCACTG GTGAGAAAGGATTATTTGCATTTGCCCCACCACACCAAGGGATCGATGGAGAATGGAGTGACCGCTCTGGAGTAATTGTCTACAAATGGAATGAGAAGAATAACAGACCAAATACAGGAAGCACCAACTGGAAAAAGAGATGGAGCTGTTGTGCTGAGTATGATGAGAATGCCCCACCTTGTCGACAAGGATGGCATGTCTCATACGATGATGGCTTCACCTTATATTAG